AAATTAACTGCAGGTGGAGGTCAAGAATACGACCTTATAATGACTTGTGACGCTTATATGGAATCTCTCGTAAAGGGTGGGTATGTAGAAAAGCTTAACTTTGATAATATCCCTAATGCTTCAAATATTAACGAATCTTACTGGACAGCTAAAGAATATTGCGTTCCTTACCTTATGAATTATATTTATGTTGTTTACAATAAAGATACATCTCCAATCGAAATTAAAAGCTATAATGATTTAATCAATCCAGCCTTAAAAGGACAAATTGCAACTATCGATGGAGCTAGAAATCTGTTCCCTATAGCTCTCGTTGCTCTTGGATACGACCCAAACTCTACAAATGAAAACGAAATTGCTGAGGCATATGAGTGGCTAGTAAAGTATAATGAAAACGTTGTAGCATATGGAAATGCTGAGCAAAATCTTACAAATGGTACTGCCTCTGTAGCTTTTACTTATGATGGAAACGCTTCATGGGCAATGGCTGAATTAGGGGATAAAAATAATCTTGTTATAGCTGATTTTGATAAAGATCCTGTTCAACTTGGATTTGATCTTTATGTAATACCAAAAGGGGCAAAGCATGTGGATCTTGCTGAGAAGTTTTTAAACTATATTACAAATCCTGAAGTAATGGCACAAAACCTTATAGAATATCCGTATTCATGTCCTAACGATGCAGCTGTTGAGGTGGCTTCTGATACTTATAAGAACGATCCTGCAAGAAATTTTGATTATAAGCAAAACGTTTTTTTCCAAAAAGATGTTGGAGAAGCAATGACAATTTATAATGATTATTATCAAAAATTAAAAGTTGGAGAATAAT
This is a stretch of genomic DNA from Acetoanaerobium sticklandii. It encodes these proteins:
- a CDS encoding polyamine ABC transporter substrate-binding protein, coding for MKKAFLIFLTVILVSSAFVGCKSSTSSSDNEDNQTASSKELNIYMWQQYISDDLIAKFEKDNNVKINLSYMSDNADAITKLTAGGGQEYDLIMTCDAYMESLVKGGYVEKLNFDNIPNASNINESYWTAKEYCVPYLMNYIYVVYNKDTSPIEIKSYNDLINPALKGQIATIDGARNLFPIALVALGYDPNSTNENEIAEAYEWLVKYNENVVAYGNAEQNLTNGTASVAFTYDGNASWAMAELGDKNNLVIADFDKDPVQLGFDLYVIPKGAKHVDLAEKFLNYITNPEVMAQNLIEYPYSCPNDAAVEVASDTYKNDPARNFDYKQNVFFQKDVGEAMTIYNDYYQKLKVGE